In a genomic window of Pedobacter sp. KBS0701:
- a CDS encoding type II toxin-antitoxin system VapC family toxin — translation MEKIMVLFNTNIFIKIYKGNDTVIETFKNIGQNSVAISDVTCAELLYGARNKKELSLIRKDINNLVVLAISSPISTQAVKLVEQFSSSHNLNLPDALIASTAIFHDLKLYTLNLKGFKFLEDIILYRV, via the coding sequence TTGGAAAAGATAATGGTTCTGTTTAATACAAACATCTTTATTAAAATTTATAAAGGAAATGATACCGTCATCGAAACTTTTAAAAACATTGGTCAAAATAGCGTTGCAATTTCAGATGTTACCTGTGCAGAATTACTTTATGGAGCCAGAAACAAAAAAGAGTTAAGTTTAATCAGAAAAGATATCAATAATTTAGTGGTCCTAGCCATTTCTTCCCCAATATCCACACAAGCAGTAAAATTAGTGGAGCAATTTTCTTCATCACACAATCTTAATCTTCCAGATGCTTTAATTGCATCTACCGCAATATTTCATGATTTAAAACTTTATACATTAAATCTTAAAGGCTTTAAATTCCTGGAAGATATTATACTTTATAGAGTTTAA
- the folB gene encoding dihydroneopterin aldolase produces the protein MSHFKQTVALKDVKCFALHGYYPEEQLIGNHFVIDLETEFTPKGFDDELEQTVNYEDLNHIILEEMKHTQKLLETVLKNIISKVIELYPFIDTVNVSMKKLNPPMPGQIGYSFVKLSHTSAK, from the coding sequence ATGAGCCATTTCAAACAAACCGTAGCTTTAAAAGATGTAAAATGCTTTGCTCTGCATGGTTATTATCCGGAAGAACAACTTATTGGAAATCATTTTGTTATAGATTTAGAAACAGAATTTACACCAAAGGGTTTTGATGATGAACTGGAACAAACGGTTAATTACGAGGATTTGAATCACATCATCCTTGAAGAAATGAAACATACACAAAAGCTTTTGGAAACGGTTTTAAAGAATATTATTTCGAAAGTGATCGAACTGTATCCTTTTATAGATACAGTTAACGTGAGTATGAAAAAATTAAATCCACCTATGCCCGGTCAAATTGGGTACTCTTTTGTTAAATTATCTCACACTTCAGCCAAATAA
- a CDS encoding aspartate kinase — protein sequence MKILKFGGTSVGSPERMTKLLDIINPNEEQIVVLSAVSGTTNSLVEIATHFLAGDKKKGSVAIENLYQKYKTFVVELLPSSEFQEQGNEVIDYHFGFLAGLANDIFTSIEEKVVLAQGELLSTTLYHIYLKSIGVPSVLLPALDFMKTDEDNEPDIPFTTKHLTPLLEQHKDNKLFITQGYICRNSFGEVDNLRRGGSDYTASLLGAAILAEEVQIWTDIDGMHNNDPRVVKGTKPIAQLSFDEAAELAYFGAKILHPQSVFPAQKYKIPVRLLNTMEPSAAGTLITHDSEKGKIKSIAAKDGITAIRIQSSRMLLAYGFLRRVFEVFERYKTPIDMITTSEVAVSLTIDETAHLPQIIEELESFGTVEVDTDHSIVCVVGDFGSEKHGFASRVLEGLKHIPIRMISYGGSNYNVSLLILSEYKTEALRSLHNRLFE from the coding sequence ATGAAAATATTAAAATTTGGGGGTACCTCTGTAGGTAGCCCTGAGCGCATGACGAAGTTGTTGGATATCATTAATCCAAATGAAGAACAGATTGTAGTTTTATCAGCCGTGTCTGGTACTACAAATAGTTTAGTAGAAATTGCAACTCATTTTTTAGCTGGGGATAAGAAGAAGGGCAGCGTTGCGATTGAAAATCTATACCAAAAATATAAAACCTTTGTTGTTGAGTTATTACCTTCTTCCGAATTTCAGGAGCAGGGAAATGAAGTAATCGATTATCATTTCGGTTTCTTAGCAGGCTTAGCGAATGATATTTTCACTTCAATTGAGGAAAAAGTAGTATTAGCGCAAGGTGAGCTGTTATCCACCACTTTATACCATATTTATTTAAAATCGATAGGTGTACCATCGGTATTGTTGCCTGCTTTAGATTTCATGAAAACGGATGAAGATAACGAACCTGATATTCCTTTCACCACAAAGCACTTAACACCTTTATTAGAACAGCATAAAGATAATAAATTATTCATTACACAGGGGTACATCTGTCGCAACAGTTTTGGCGAAGTAGATAATCTACGCCGTGGCGGCAGTGATTATACAGCATCATTGCTGGGTGCTGCAATTCTGGCTGAAGAAGTTCAGATCTGGACAGATATAGATGGGATGCATAACAACGATCCACGTGTTGTTAAAGGTACTAAACCAATTGCACAGTTATCATTCGATGAAGCAGCTGAGTTGGCATATTTTGGAGCGAAAATTTTGCATCCTCAATCGGTTTTCCCTGCACAGAAATATAAAATCCCGGTTCGTTTGTTAAATACGATGGAGCCTTCTGCGGCGGGTACTTTAATTACGCATGATAGCGAAAAAGGTAAAATTAAATCAATAGCCGCTAAAGATGGTATTACCGCAATCCGCATACAATCTAGCCGCATGTTATTGGCTTATGGTTTCTTGCGCCGTGTTTTTGAGGTTTTTGAGCGTTACAAAACACCGATCGATATGATTACGACATCTGAGGTTGCTGTATCGTTAACTATAGATGAAACCGCCCATTTGCCACAGATTATCGAAGAACTGGAAAGTTTTGGAACCGTTGAGGTAGATACCGATCACAGTATTGTATGTGTAGTTGGGGATTTCGGTTCAGAGAAACATGGTTTCGCCAGCAGGGTTTTGGAAGGTTTAAAACACATTCCAATCCGTATGATTTCTTACGGTGGAAGTAACTATAATGTTTCACTTTTAATCTTAAGCGAGTATAAAACTGAGGCTTTAAGAAGCTTACACAATAGATTATTCGAATAA
- a CDS encoding phospho-sugar mutase, producing the protein MQAIDQSTQATINQWLSGNYDENTKAEIQALVEKDATTELTDAFYRSLEFGTGGLRGIMGAGSNRINKYTIGTATQGLANYLNNKYPNEKIKVAIAHDSRNNSDYFAKITADVFSANGIHVYFFSALRPTPELSFAVRHFGCKSGVMLTASHNPKEYNGYKAYGADGGQFTSPDDKLVIDEVNKIKSIDEVKFDRVDANIELIGEDVDKLYLDGIAALSISTEAIKRQHDLKIVYSPIHGTGITLVPKALAQFGFTNVTLVEEQSTPDGNFPTVVYPNPEEKDALTLAMNKAKEIDADLVLATDPDADRVGIAVKDNNGEWVLLNGNQTGSLLINYLLSAWQDSGKLDGNQFIVKTIVTSNLIEEIAKKKNVTYYNTLTGFKYIGQLMTELEGKKYFIGGGEESYGYLIGDLVRDKDAVVSAAFISEMTAYYKDKGASLYNALLDMYVEYGLYKEDLVSLTKKGKSGAEEIKAMMVKFRENPPATLGGSKVSVLKDYELSQETDLVTGKVTKLDYPTSDVLQFITEDGSIVSARPSGTEPKIKFYCSVNAPLADRANFEKVNEELGEKIKAVMADLQA; encoded by the coding sequence ATGCAGGCAATTGACCAATCAACGCAAGCCACAATTAATCAGTGGTTAAGTGGGAACTATGATGAAAATACCAAGGCAGAAATTCAGGCCCTTGTGGAAAAAGATGCAACTACGGAATTAACAGATGCATTTTATAGAAGTTTAGAGTTTGGAACAGGCGGTTTACGCGGAATTATGGGGGCAGGTTCCAACCGTATAAACAAATACACCATAGGAACGGCAACACAAGGATTGGCCAACTACTTAAACAATAAATATCCGAACGAGAAAATCAAAGTGGCCATTGCACATGATAGCCGAAATAACTCTGATTATTTCGCTAAAATTACCGCTGACGTTTTCTCTGCAAACGGAATACATGTATATTTCTTCTCTGCATTAAGACCAACACCTGAACTTTCTTTCGCTGTGCGCCATTTTGGTTGTAAAAGTGGAGTAATGTTAACCGCCTCGCATAATCCTAAAGAATATAACGGTTATAAAGCTTACGGTGCCGATGGCGGCCAGTTTACATCACCTGATGATAAATTGGTCATTGATGAGGTAAACAAAATTAAAAGCATTGATGAAGTAAAATTTGATCGTGTTGATGCAAATATTGAATTGATTGGCGAAGATGTAGATAAACTTTATTTAGATGGTATTGCGGCGCTTTCGATTTCTACCGAAGCCATTAAAAGACAGCACGATTTAAAGATTGTTTACTCTCCTATCCACGGAACCGGAATTACATTGGTGCCTAAAGCTTTAGCGCAATTTGGTTTTACGAATGTAACTTTAGTTGAAGAGCAAAGTACACCAGACGGAAATTTCCCAACGGTAGTGTATCCTAACCCTGAGGAAAAAGATGCATTAACCTTGGCAATGAACAAGGCAAAGGAAATTGATGCGGATTTAGTTTTGGCTACCGATCCTGATGCTGACCGTGTAGGTATTGCCGTAAAAGATAATAATGGCGAGTGGGTGCTCCTTAACGGTAACCAAACGGGCAGTCTATTAATTAACTATCTATTATCAGCCTGGCAAGATAGTGGCAAATTAGATGGCAATCAGTTTATTGTGAAAACGATTGTAACCTCTAACCTAATCGAAGAAATTGCCAAAAAGAAAAATGTAACCTACTACAATACCTTAACCGGGTTTAAATACATTGGTCAGTTAATGACGGAGCTAGAGGGTAAAAAATACTTTATCGGCGGTGGAGAAGAGAGCTACGGCTATTTGATCGGCGATTTGGTACGCGATAAGGATGCGGTGGTTTCTGCTGCTTTCATCTCTGAAATGACTGCTTATTATAAAGATAAGGGCGCAAGTTTATACAATGCCTTATTGGATATGTATGTAGAATATGGACTTTATAAAGAGGATCTGGTTTCGCTGACTAAAAAAGGTAAATCAGGTGCTGAAGAAATTAAAGCCATGATGGTTAAATTCAGGGAAAACCCTCCAGCAACATTGGGCGGTTCGAAAGTTTCAGTTCTGAAAGATTATGAGTTAAGTCAGGAAACAGATTTAGTAACAGGAAAGGTAACTAAACTGGATTATCCAACTTCTGATGTTTTGCAGTTTATAACGGAAGATGGAAGTATCGTTTCTGCACGTCCGAGTGGTACGGAACCTAAAATTAAATTCTATTGCAGCGTAAATGCACCTTTAGCAGATAGAGCCAATTTTGAAAAAGTGAATGAAGAATTAGGAGAAAAAATTAAAGCGGTTATGGCTGATTTGCAAGCATAA
- a CDS encoding acyl-CoA dehydrogenase family protein has translation MSKSAKKDLYEAPDYYLLDELLTDEHKLIRATARDWVKKEVSPIIEDYAQKAEFPKHLIKGLADIGAFGPTIPVEYGGAGLDYTAYGILMQEIERGDSGIRSTASVQGSLVMYPIYAYGTEEQRKKYLPKLASGEMMGCFGLTEPDHGSNPGGMVTNIKDAGSHYILNGAKMWISNAPFADIAVVWAKDESGKIRGMVVERGMEGFSTPETHNKWSLRASATGELVFDNVKVPKENIFPEISGLKGPLGCLNQARYGIAWGALGAAMDCYDTALRYSKERVQFGKPIGGFQLQQKKLAEMVTEITKGQLLVWRLGILKSENRASAEQISMAKRNSVEIALDIARNSRQMLGGMGITGEYSIMRHMMNLESVVTYEGTHDIHLLITGMDVTGLNAFK, from the coding sequence ATGAGCAAATCAGCAAAAAAAGACCTGTACGAGGCGCCAGACTATTATTTATTGGATGAATTATTAACCGATGAGCACAAATTAATCCGTGCTACGGCCAGAGATTGGGTAAAAAAAGAAGTGAGCCCGATTATTGAAGATTACGCACAAAAAGCAGAATTTCCAAAACATTTAATAAAAGGTCTGGCCGATATTGGTGCTTTTGGCCCTACCATTCCGGTTGAGTATGGTGGAGCAGGTTTAGATTATACGGCTTATGGAATTTTGATGCAGGAAATAGAACGTGGCGATTCTGGTATCCGTTCTACAGCCTCTGTTCAGGGTTCGTTGGTGATGTACCCGATTTATGCTTATGGAACAGAAGAACAGCGTAAAAAATATCTCCCTAAATTAGCCAGTGGCGAAATGATGGGCTGTTTTGGATTAACAGAACCAGATCATGGCTCTAACCCTGGTGGAATGGTAACTAATATCAAAGATGCAGGGAGCCATTATATTTTAAATGGTGCAAAAATGTGGATCAGCAATGCACCTTTTGCAGATATTGCTGTGGTTTGGGCAAAAGATGAATCAGGCAAAATCAGGGGAATGGTGGTAGAACGTGGAATGGAAGGATTTTCGACTCCGGAAACACATAATAAATGGAGTTTACGGGCTTCGGCAACAGGTGAATTGGTTTTTGATAATGTTAAAGTGCCTAAAGAAAATATTTTTCCTGAAATCAGCGGATTAAAAGGACCATTGGGCTGTTTAAACCAAGCGCGTTATGGTATTGCATGGGGCGCTTTAGGAGCCGCAATGGACTGTTACGATACCGCTTTGCGCTATTCGAAAGAACGTGTACAGTTTGGAAAACCTATCGGTGGTTTCCAGTTACAGCAAAAGAAACTGGCAGAAATGGTGACCGAAATCACCAAAGGTCAGTTGTTGGTTTGGCGTTTAGGCATACTGAAAAGTGAAAACAGGGCATCGGCAGAACAGATATCAATGGCCAAAAGAAACAGCGTCGAAATTGCGTTGGATATTGCCAGAAATTCCCGTCAGATGCTTGGCGGAATGGGTATTACAGGTGAATATTCGATTATGCGCCACATGATGAACCTGGAATCGGTAGTAACCTACGAGGGTACACACGATATACATTTGCTGATTACAGGGATGGATGTGACCGGATTAAATGCATTTAAATAA
- the lysA gene encoding diaminopimelate decarboxylase, with product MFADKDISKFNNIETPFYYYDTDLLQKTLHTCADAAAPYHFHIHYALKANFNSVLLNQIKEIGFGADCVSAGEVRRAVEVGFDHKKIVFAGVGKSDKEINEALELDIFCFNVESIQELEVLNELAGKKGKTAQVAIRINPNVDAHTHHNITTGLDENKFGINSWDLPECAETLKASPNLKFIGIHFHIGSQITNLDVYKNLCVRVNEFAAWFEDKGFSLKVLNVGGGLGIDYYNPDHQIPDFESYFKIFNEFLTVKPGQEVHFELGRALVGQSASLITRALYIKNGKKKNFVVLDAGMTELMRPALYQAYHKIENLSQISNLKSQISIKYDIVGPICESTDCFGKEVEQPESFRGDIFAIRSAGAYGEVMASKYNLRDAIKSVYSDEI from the coding sequence ATGTTCGCCGATAAAGATATATCAAAGTTTAACAATATTGAAACGCCATTTTACTACTATGATACTGATCTGTTGCAAAAAACCTTGCATACTTGTGCAGATGCTGCAGCTCCATATCATTTCCATATCCATTATGCACTAAAAGCGAATTTCAACAGTGTGCTGTTAAATCAGATTAAAGAAATTGGTTTCGGTGCAGATTGTGTGAGTGCCGGTGAGGTAAGAAGAGCAGTTGAGGTGGGTTTCGATCACAAAAAAATTGTATTTGCCGGAGTTGGCAAATCTGATAAAGAAATTAATGAAGCCCTTGAACTTGATATTTTTTGCTTTAATGTAGAATCTATCCAGGAATTAGAAGTGCTAAATGAACTTGCCGGTAAAAAAGGTAAAACGGCTCAGGTAGCCATCCGTATCAATCCTAATGTTGATGCCCATACCCACCACAACATTACCACAGGCCTGGATGAAAATAAATTCGGGATTAACTCCTGGGATTTACCAGAATGCGCCGAAACGTTAAAAGCATCTCCAAACCTGAAGTTTATTGGTATCCACTTTCACATCGGTTCGCAGATTACCAATCTGGACGTATATAAAAACCTTTGCGTGCGTGTAAACGAATTTGCAGCCTGGTTTGAAGATAAAGGATTTAGCCTTAAAGTATTAAATGTTGGTGGCGGCTTAGGCATCGATTATTACAATCCTGATCACCAGATTCCTGACTTTGAATCTTATTTTAAGATTTTTAACGAGTTTTTAACCGTTAAACCTGGTCAGGAAGTACATTTTGAATTGGGAAGGGCATTGGTTGGTCAATCAGCATCATTAATTACGCGGGCACTATACATTAAAAACGGAAAGAAAAAAAACTTTGTAGTATTAGATGCAGGAATGACCGAATTGATGCGCCCCGCTTTATATCAAGCCTACCATAAAATCGAAAACTTGTCTCAAATCTCAAATCTCAAATCTCAAATCTCAATTAAATACGATATCGTTGGACCGATCTGTGAGAGTACCGATTGTTTTGGTAAAGAAGTAGAGCAACCTGAATCGTTCAGAGGTGATATTTTTGCCATCCGTAGTGCGGGTGCTTATGGTGAAGTAATGGCTTCGAAATATAACTTAAGAGATGCGATAAAATCGGTTTATAGTGATGAGATATAA
- a CDS encoding PepSY domain-containing protein, with product MNNKTSNLKQIVKRNMYKWHRTIGLITVIPVIFWTLSGLMHPFLSNWFKPQIAHQILVPKSIDKGQIQLTFQDVLRKNNIQEFKNFRIVNFNQQTYYQLKSIKGDLHYFNTTTGIALSNGDKLYAEYLARYFIADSTSKIKSITVQTDFSQQYKYVNRYLPVWKVSFNRKDAMDVYVETASSQLATFNTDARKTFLWLFDNFHSWSFLEAISNNIVKTCIMVALLSIIALSALSGILIYGVLWKKFKKPKKGSKIGFLRLYHRQIGICISLLTLTFAFSGAYHIMNKLKLNTIQNVVYQPTINISELKIPNNILNLDLDRLSNISLVKFKKQVYFQVFYNKTEDLPEETIYINAKDSSKLNNGNLEYAKFLANKFENKSEDTEEPEMECCSSNATENDICKSKLIKTSVLYKFDDREYGFVFKRLPVVKLTYNTPNHTNLYIDTKTSRLAAKIADADRYEGYSFAFLHKFHYLDWAGKNFRDFFILLVALLILTVSLLGLMIFIKK from the coding sequence ATGAATAATAAAACATCAAATCTTAAACAAATTGTCAAGCGTAATATGTACAAATGGCATCGTACTATTGGTCTTATTACGGTTATTCCTGTTATTTTTTGGACATTATCCGGATTGATGCATCCTTTTTTATCCAACTGGTTTAAGCCGCAAATTGCCCATCAGATTTTAGTACCAAAATCCATCGATAAGGGGCAGATTCAACTCACATTTCAGGATGTTTTGCGTAAAAATAATATCCAGGAGTTTAAAAACTTCAGGATAGTAAATTTCAATCAGCAAACCTATTATCAGCTAAAAAGTATTAAGGGAGATTTACACTACTTTAATACCACAACCGGAATAGCATTAAGCAATGGAGACAAACTTTATGCTGAATACCTGGCTCGTTATTTTATTGCAGATAGTACGAGCAAAATCAAATCAATTACTGTTCAAACAGACTTTAGTCAGCAATATAAATATGTAAACAGATATCTTCCGGTTTGGAAAGTAAGTTTTAACCGAAAAGATGCCATGGATGTTTATGTAGAAACAGCCTCATCTCAATTGGCTACGTTTAATACTGATGCAAGAAAAACCTTTTTATGGCTGTTTGATAATTTTCATAGCTGGTCATTTTTAGAAGCAATCAGTAATAACATCGTTAAAACTTGTATTATGGTGGCTTTATTGTCCATTATTGCTTTATCTGCTTTAAGTGGCATTTTAATTTATGGTGTGCTCTGGAAAAAATTTAAAAAACCAAAAAAGGGAAGCAAAATTGGTTTTTTAAGGCTTTATCACCGTCAGATTGGGATTTGCATTTCTTTATTAACATTAACCTTTGCATTTAGCGGAGCTTACCATATTATGAATAAGCTTAAATTAAATACCATTCAAAATGTAGTTTACCAGCCAACCATCAATATTAGTGAACTTAAAATACCCAATAACATTTTAAATTTAGATTTGGACAGGCTGAGCAATATTTCCCTTGTAAAGTTTAAAAAACAGGTATATTTTCAGGTATTCTACAATAAAACCGAAGATCTGCCGGAAGAAACGATTTATATAAATGCAAAAGATAGTTCGAAACTCAACAACGGTAATCTCGAATACGCTAAATTTTTAGCGAATAAATTTGAAAACAAATCAGAAGATACAGAAGAGCCAGAAATGGAATGTTGTAGTTCAAACGCTACTGAAAATGACATTTGCAAATCGAAACTAATAAAAACCAGCGTACTCTATAAATTCGATGATAGAGAATATGGGTTTGTTTTTAAACGCCTCCCTGTTGTAAAACTAACGTATAACACTCCCAATCACACTAACTTATATATCGACACCAAAACATCCCGTTTAGCTGCAAAAATTGCAGATGCCGATCGTTACGAAGGGTATTCTTTTGCTTTTTTGCACAAATTCCATTACCTGGATTGGGCAGGGAAAAACTTTCGCGATTTCTTTATCTTATTAGTGGCCTTGTTAATTTTAACCGTTAGCTTGCTCGGCTTAATGATTTTTATAAAAAAGTAA
- a CDS encoding SRPBCC domain-containing protein, which translates to MDFKKYTYIPAPPEEVYLALTKETSIKLWTGAEVEFEEVPGTEFSFWDGDITGKNIEFVYGKQIVQQWYFGEENEPSIVTIKLHEDKKGTSLEFKQTNIPDEDYKDFTEGIQEYFLGGLVDFFDE; encoded by the coding sequence ATGGATTTTAAAAAATATACTTACATTCCTGCCCCACCCGAAGAAGTTTATTTAGCCCTTACCAAAGAAACCAGTATAAAATTATGGACTGGTGCTGAAGTTGAGTTTGAAGAAGTACCCGGAACGGAATTTTCTTTCTGGGATGGAGATATTACTGGTAAAAACATCGAATTTGTTTATGGGAAGCAGATTGTGCAACAATGGTATTTTGGAGAAGAAAACGAACCTTCTATTGTAACCATCAAACTTCATGAAGATAAAAAAGGAACTTCACTGGAATTCAAACAAACCAATATCCCTGATGAAGATTATAAAGATTTTACTGAAGGGATCCAGGAATACTTTTTAGGTGGATTGGTTGATTTCTTTGACGAATAA
- a CDS encoding TonB-dependent receptor, translating into MKFKILTGILLCLNIAAYAQTIKGKIYDTQTKEPVVAALVKEKNSVNATKTNNEGYFELTCSQLSPDILISCISYKNVEIKAYNNQNIELTPDSRSLQSVMVTANREASLRSETPIAITKLSAKLIDETKATTLFEVVNKTPGVLMVDLGNEQHMMSIRQPITTNPYYLYMEDGVPIRPMGVFNHNALLQVNQYTVSSIEVVKGPVSSIYGPEAIGGAVNFIMQRPTIVPTAKAGFQFDNWGYKRFQFGTGATIGKFGFYVGGLTSKQTNSWMTASDYNKQTVNARLEYNFTPKTRLIGNFIYGKYNSQMSGSVDSIAFYSRNYLSTSDFAYRKSDANRTRLTLEHEWNENAKSFVTIFNRNDELGQNPSYGIRWKTGQTTATGQINANNFNSYGVIAQHSQHFNFLNSKLIAGAMFDYSPNDYWAYQTDLNAQVRPDGKSVEKYSLKEERPDIQLANYNAKIRNAASYLQYDFEPVKKIRFSTGLRYDRMSFTYINNLDNSAGEKAYSKLTPKIGVTYQIDQEKGLYANYAQGFSPTALTAIFRAKPNTSPAQFYYNLEPATFQNYELGGWATFFNHKVYADIAIYQMDGKNELLSIRQPDNSTDYQSAGKTLHRGIEFGITANPNPQFSFRFGGTVAIHKFINFQVSDNPKDALQNLNNYEMPSAPRWVYNTELNYYPKQLPNLRMSVELQYLSSYYQNQINTVKYDGYTLLNYRIGYKIKGVEVYSNVMNLGNTLYATNVTRGNNATDTSTFTPAAPRTFVFGIQYNFAGKK; encoded by the coding sequence ATGAAATTCAAAATACTAACAGGCATTTTGTTATGCCTTAATATTGCCGCATACGCCCAAACGATTAAAGGAAAAATATACGATACACAAACAAAGGAACCTGTTGTTGCTGCGCTGGTTAAGGAAAAAAATAGCGTTAATGCTACAAAAACCAACAATGAAGGTTATTTCGAATTAACTTGCAGCCAGCTTTCACCAGATATTTTAATTAGCTGCATCAGTTATAAAAATGTAGAAATTAAAGCTTACAATAATCAAAATATAGAATTAACACCAGATTCCAGATCTTTGCAGAGTGTTATGGTTACGGCAAATAGAGAAGCTTCGTTACGTAGCGAAACGCCCATTGCAATAACTAAACTTAGTGCTAAATTAATCGACGAAACGAAAGCCACCACTTTATTCGAGGTGGTAAATAAGACGCCTGGTGTTTTAATGGTTGATTTAGGCAATGAACAACACATGATGTCTATCCGACAGCCAATTACAACCAATCCATATTATCTATATATGGAAGATGGTGTTCCTATTCGTCCGATGGGTGTTTTTAATCACAATGCCCTTTTACAAGTTAATCAATATACGGTTAGTTCTATCGAAGTTGTAAAAGGTCCGGTTTCATCCATATACGGACCAGAAGCTATTGGTGGTGCTGTTAATTTTATTATGCAAAGACCAACAATAGTTCCCACTGCTAAAGCAGGATTTCAATTTGATAACTGGGGATATAAGCGCTTTCAGTTTGGTACGGGTGCCACAATTGGAAAATTTGGATTCTATGTAGGAGGTTTAACCAGTAAACAAACCAATTCTTGGATGACCGCTTCTGATTATAATAAACAAACAGTAAATGCTCGCTTAGAATATAATTTCACTCCTAAAACACGCTTAATTGGTAATTTTATTTACGGTAAATACAACTCCCAAATGAGTGGTAGTGTAGATAGTATTGCTTTTTATAGCAGAAATTACCTGAGCACATCTGATTTCGCTTACCGCAAATCGGATGCGAATAGAACACGGTTAACCCTTGAACATGAATGGAATGAAAATGCCAAATCATTTGTTACCATTTTTAACAGAAACGATGAATTAGGACAAAATCCTTCCTATGGTATCAGATGGAAAACAGGCCAAACTACTGCAACTGGTCAAATTAATGCTAACAATTTCAACAGTTATGGTGTTATTGCGCAGCACAGTCAACATTTCAATTTCTTAAATTCAAAATTAATTGCCGGAGCCATGTTTGATTATTCTCCAAACGATTATTGGGCGTATCAAACTGATTTAAATGCACAAGTTCGTCCTGATGGAAAATCAGTTGAAAAATACAGCCTTAAAGAAGAACGTCCGGATATTCAATTGGCTAACTACAACGCTAAAATCCGCAATGCAGCAAGTTATCTGCAATATGATTTCGAACCGGTAAAAAAAATAAGATTTTCTACAGGTCTCCGATACGACAGGATGAGCTTTACTTATATCAATAATTTAGATAACAGCGCTGGTGAAAAAGCATACAGTAAGTTAACGCCTAAAATTGGGGTAACTTATCAGATCGATCAGGAGAAAGGGCTATATGCCAATTACGCACAGGGTTTTTCGCCAACCGCTTTAACTGCAATTTTTAGGGCAAAGCCTAATACCAGTCCTGCCCAGTTCTATTACAATTTGGAGCCTGCAACTTTCCAGAATTACGAGCTTGGAGGTTGGGCAACATTCTTTAACCATAAAGTTTATGCTGATATTGCTATTTACCAAATGGATGGCAAAAATGAGTTGCTAAGTATCCGTCAACCAGATAATTCAACCGATTATCAATCGGCAGGAAAAACTTTGCATCGTGGAATTGAATTTGGCATAACCGCTAATCCCAATCCGCAATTTTCTTTCCGTTTTGGCGGTACAGTTGCCATACACAAATTCATCAATTTTCAGGTAAGTGATAATCCTAAAGATGCTTTACAGAACCTGAACAATTACGAAATGCCATCTGCGCCACGCTGGGTATACAACACAGAGTTAAACTACTATCCAAAACAATTGCCAAATCTGCGGATGTCTGTAGAGTTGCAATATTTATCTTCTTATTACCAAAATCAGATAAACACAGTTAAATATGATGGTTATACGCTACTAAACTACCGGATTGGGTATAAAATTAAAGGTGTCGAAGTATATAGTAATGTAATGAATTTAGGAAATACACTTTACGCAACAAATGTTACCAGAGGAAATAATGCAACAGATACTAGCACCTTTACTCCTGCGGCACCAAGAACATTTGTGTTCGGAATCCAATATAACTTTGCAGGAAAAAAATAG